One part of the Sorangiineae bacterium MSr11954 genome encodes these proteins:
- a CDS encoding nuclear transport factor 2 family protein — MKRSLLASAPFAPSALVALVLAHAQTACAPAPSASAPTPAAPASPAADIEADKRTIAAELDDWHAAAAQANEARYFGHFAKDAIFLGTDAAEHWDVPAFRAFARPYFEKGKAWTFRATKRTIRLAPGGQSAWFDEDLETSSLGPSRGSGVLVREDGRWKITQYDLSIPIPNERLSELRALLEGPPKPRSKERYKEVYAKASALAESDLPGAAKLLADMVPEAKTHPDEDLEFWLHNELTWLHWAQDDLPGALAEVDAMRATLDHGTLSPDATATLRLHERWDRAYILLEMALTGPRDKRTKALAEANAARTSYETLAKARDDRDGLTALDTFFAVRLGKSKEALASAKKVDLTQRGDVQDLYIFQLAYEAGGDKQSANAARTQICRAKNYLMRPLILHRGAKEGWRC; from the coding sequence ATGAAGCGCTCCCTCCTCGCCAGCGCCCCCTTCGCACCTTCCGCGCTCGTTGCCCTCGTCCTTGCGCACGCCCAAACCGCGTGCGCCCCCGCTCCCTCCGCGTCCGCCCCCACGCCAGCGGCCCCGGCATCCCCCGCAGCGGACATCGAAGCGGACAAGCGCACCATCGCCGCGGAGCTCGACGACTGGCACGCCGCGGCCGCGCAAGCCAACGAAGCGCGCTATTTTGGCCACTTCGCAAAGGACGCGATTTTCCTCGGCACCGACGCCGCCGAGCACTGGGACGTCCCCGCCTTTCGAGCCTTTGCGCGGCCCTACTTCGAAAAAGGAAAGGCGTGGACGTTCCGCGCGACCAAGCGAACGATCCGGCTGGCCCCCGGCGGCCAGAGCGCTTGGTTCGACGAAGACCTGGAGACCTCGAGCCTCGGCCCATCACGAGGCAGCGGCGTGCTCGTTCGCGAGGACGGCCGCTGGAAGATCACGCAGTACGATCTCTCGATCCCCATCCCCAACGAGCGCCTCTCCGAGCTGCGCGCGCTGCTCGAAGGCCCGCCCAAGCCCCGATCGAAAGAGCGCTACAAAGAGGTCTACGCGAAGGCCAGCGCGCTCGCCGAGAGCGATCTACCCGGCGCCGCCAAGCTCCTGGCCGACATGGTCCCGGAGGCCAAAACCCACCCCGACGAAGATCTCGAGTTCTGGCTTCACAACGAGCTGACGTGGCTTCACTGGGCGCAAGACGATCTCCCCGGCGCCCTCGCCGAGGTCGATGCCATGCGCGCGACCCTCGATCACGGCACCTTATCGCCCGACGCCACCGCCACCCTTCGCCTGCACGAGCGCTGGGACCGCGCCTACATCTTGCTCGAGATGGCCCTCACTGGCCCCCGCGACAAGCGCACCAAGGCCCTCGCCGAGGCCAACGCAGCCCGCACCTCGTACGAAACCCTGGCCAAAGCCCGCGACGATCGCGATGGCCTCACCGCGCTCGACACCTTCTTCGCCGTGCGCCTCGGAAAGAGCAAAGAAGCCCTCGCCTCCGCCAAAAAAGTCGACCTCACCCAGCGCGGCGACGTGCAAGACCTCTACATCTTCCAACTCGCCTACGAAGCAGGCGGCGACAAACAAAGCGCCAACGCAGCCCGCACCCAGATCTGCCGCGCGAAGAACTACCTGATGCGCCCCCTCATCCTGCACCGCGGCGCCAAAGAAGGATGGCGGTGCTGA
- the rny gene encoding ribonuclease Y codes for MIVDPVYLILSGSALAAAAAYGMARSKYQEAFLQEVRAREPKIDRARAEERERYDNLARETREQLRVARDEAEELRRSLDTARQSAETARQVANLEAREMALRAIEEVKEEARKLVEEAESHAESAERRATLLEKTAAQKEEHLQKKEGELEKLEQAIQAKETSAISMQRQATELVNARRARLEALSGLSGEQARQTLMSEVLTEVREDMAREVKAIEDAARTEVDARAKRILGIAIQRFAGESVQERAVTTVHLPSDDMKGRIIGREGRNIRALQEACGLDIIIDETPETILISGFDPVRREVARVALERLVADGRIQPSRIEEEVARAQQDVEKALDEAAERAMLDLGVLHVHPEIQKLLGRLHHRYSFGQNVLRHSAETGFLTGMMAVELGLDEKLGRRAGFLHDIGKAVSHEQEGGHAVIGGQLARKYGEDPVVVNAIAAHHEDEPVTTVYTHLVTAADALSGARPGARREMLEGYVKRLRDLEIISSRFAGVERSYALQAGREVRVIVEPSEVSDAEAVLLAREISKRIEKEMSYPGQIRVTVIRETRAIDYAK; via the coding sequence GTGATCGTCGATCCCGTTTACTTGATCCTGAGCGGCAGCGCGCTGGCGGCCGCGGCGGCCTACGGAATGGCGCGCTCGAAGTACCAGGAAGCTTTTCTCCAGGAGGTGCGCGCGCGCGAGCCCAAGATCGATCGCGCCCGCGCGGAGGAGCGCGAACGCTACGACAACCTCGCCCGCGAGACGCGCGAGCAGCTCCGGGTCGCAAGGGACGAGGCCGAGGAGCTTCGCCGCTCGCTCGATACCGCGCGGCAGAGCGCGGAGACCGCGCGCCAAGTGGCGAACCTCGAGGCGCGCGAGATGGCGCTGCGCGCGATCGAAGAGGTGAAGGAGGAGGCGCGCAAGCTGGTCGAGGAGGCAGAGAGCCACGCCGAGTCGGCCGAGCGCCGCGCGACCTTGCTCGAGAAGACGGCCGCGCAGAAGGAAGAGCACCTGCAAAAGAAGGAGGGGGAGCTCGAGAAGCTGGAGCAAGCCATCCAGGCCAAGGAGACGAGCGCCATCTCCATGCAGCGGCAGGCGACGGAGCTCGTGAACGCGCGGCGCGCGCGCCTGGAGGCCCTGTCCGGCTTGAGCGGCGAACAGGCGCGCCAGACGCTCATGTCCGAGGTGCTGACGGAGGTCCGCGAGGACATGGCGCGCGAGGTGAAAGCCATCGAGGACGCCGCGCGCACCGAGGTCGACGCGCGCGCCAAGCGCATCTTGGGCATCGCCATTCAGCGCTTCGCGGGCGAGAGCGTGCAAGAGCGCGCGGTGACCACCGTGCACCTGCCCAGCGACGACATGAAGGGCCGCATCATCGGCCGCGAGGGGCGCAACATTCGGGCGCTGCAGGAGGCGTGCGGGCTCGACATCATCATCGACGAGACGCCCGAGACGATCCTGATCAGCGGCTTCGATCCCGTGCGCCGCGAGGTAGCGCGCGTGGCCTTGGAGCGCTTGGTGGCCGACGGGCGCATCCAACCCTCGCGCATCGAAGAAGAAGTGGCACGCGCGCAACAAGACGTCGAGAAAGCGCTCGACGAGGCGGCCGAGCGCGCGATGCTCGATCTGGGCGTTCTGCACGTGCACCCGGAGATTCAAAAGCTCCTGGGGCGGCTGCACCATCGCTATTCATTCGGACAAAACGTGCTCCGCCACTCGGCCGAAACGGGCTTCCTCACGGGCATGATGGCCGTGGAGCTGGGGCTCGACGAAAAGCTCGGCCGCCGCGCGGGCTTTCTGCACGACATCGGCAAGGCCGTGAGCCACGAGCAAGAGGGCGGGCACGCCGTCATCGGTGGCCAGCTCGCGCGCAAGTACGGGGAGGACCCCGTGGTCGTCAACGCCATCGCCGCGCACCACGAGGACGAGCCGGTCACCACCGTCTACACGCACCTGGTCACGGCGGCCGACGCACTGAGCGGCGCCCGCCCCGGCGCCCGTCGCGAAATGCTCGAGGGCTACGTCAAACGCCTCCGCGATCTCGAGATCATCTCGTCACGCTTCGCAGGCGTCGAGCGCTCCTACGCGCTCCAGGCGGGCCGCGAGGTGCGCGTCATCGTCGAACCGAGCGAGGTAAGCGACGCCGAAGCCGTGCTGCTGGCGCGCGAAATCTCGAAGCGCATCGAGAAGGAAATGAGCTACCCGGGGCAAATCCGCGTCACGGTCATCCGCGAAACGCGGGCGATCGATTATGCGAAGTAG
- a CDS encoding 5-formyltetrahydrofolate cyclo-ligase, with protein MKEPVSIPPGDPNFEQVVRRRVKAELRKRMRGLRATTPESACAARSSQIVARLREMPALREARSVALFWPIEARREVDLRSLDQELRAKNVRLFYPTIDGESLVMTFKLVPDVAQLAEAGFGFAEPASDAEAAREGELDAIVVPALAVDPAGYRIGYGKGYYDRTLPRFAPPAVTIAVAYDFQLISEVPITEGDVSVDWIVTDQRGWRAQNQQGAEAGAEGAPVARRRLSRGE; from the coding sequence TTGAAGGAACCGGTCTCGATTCCCCCCGGGGATCCCAATTTCGAGCAAGTGGTTCGCCGCCGCGTAAAGGCCGAGCTCCGTAAACGTATGCGCGGCTTGCGGGCGACGACCCCCGAGAGCGCGTGCGCGGCGCGCTCCTCCCAGATCGTGGCGCGGCTGCGGGAGATGCCGGCGCTGCGCGAGGCCCGAAGCGTGGCGCTCTTTTGGCCCATCGAGGCCCGCCGCGAGGTCGACCTCCGGTCCTTGGACCAGGAGCTCCGCGCGAAAAATGTGCGCCTCTTTTATCCGACCATCGACGGCGAGTCGCTGGTGATGACCTTCAAGCTCGTGCCCGACGTGGCCCAGCTCGCGGAGGCTGGTTTCGGGTTCGCGGAGCCCGCGTCCGACGCCGAGGCGGCCCGCGAGGGGGAGCTCGACGCCATCGTGGTCCCGGCGCTGGCCGTCGATCCTGCCGGCTATCGCATCGGCTACGGCAAGGGTTACTATGACCGCACCCTTCCCCGCTTCGCACCGCCTGCCGTAACCATCGCCGTGGCCTACGATTTTCAGCTCATCTCCGAGGTCCCCATCACCGAGGGCGACGTGTCGGTCGACTGGATCGTCACCGATCAGCGGGGATGGCGCGCGCAAAACCAGCAGGGAGCCGAGGCCGGCGCAGAAGGTGCGCCGGTCGCGCGCCGCCGGCTCTCGCGGGGGGAGTAG
- a CDS encoding DNA adenine methylase, producing the protein MQALTPKPIVKWAGGKSRLLPELQARLPGSIRTYAEPFAGGAALFFALAGERLAKKRGGRTYKRAILADRNEDLVACYRAVRDHVDSLIDALGRYHYDADLFYATRELDPTKMDDVERGARLIFLNRTCYNGLWRVNASGKFNVPFGRHINPRILDEEGLRAASRALQGVDLRVADFNDVTRSLGEGDFVYFDPPYVPVSGTADFTSYASGGFGASDQERLARELVALRDRGAMVMLSNADTAETRSLYAGFATYVVRAPRFINSDPTKRGDTNELLVVSWDRPGLYE; encoded by the coding sequence GTGCAAGCACTGACACCGAAGCCGATCGTGAAATGGGCGGGCGGCAAATCTCGCCTGCTCCCCGAACTGCAAGCCCGGCTGCCAGGATCCATCCGAACCTATGCGGAGCCCTTCGCGGGGGGCGCCGCGCTCTTCTTCGCCCTCGCCGGCGAGCGGCTCGCCAAAAAGCGCGGCGGCCGCACCTACAAGCGGGCAATTTTAGCCGATCGCAACGAAGATCTGGTAGCATGCTACCGAGCGGTCCGCGACCACGTGGATTCGCTGATCGACGCGCTCGGCCGCTACCACTACGACGCCGATCTCTTTTACGCGACGCGCGAGCTCGATCCGACCAAGATGGACGACGTCGAGCGCGGCGCGCGTCTCATTTTCCTGAATCGCACTTGCTACAATGGGCTCTGGCGCGTTAACGCGAGCGGAAAATTCAATGTCCCGTTCGGTCGCCACATCAACCCACGCATCCTCGACGAGGAGGGACTGCGCGCCGCGTCGCGCGCCCTTCAAGGCGTCGATCTGCGCGTCGCCGATTTCAACGACGTGACCCGCTCCTTGGGCGAAGGCGACTTCGTCTACTTCGACCCCCCCTACGTCCCGGTCTCGGGCACCGCCGACTTCACCAGCTACGCCTCGGGCGGCTTCGGCGCGAGCGATCAGGAGCGCCTGGCACGCGAGCTCGTCGCCCTGCGCGACCGCGGGGCCATGGTCATGCTCTCCAACGCCGACACGGCGGAGACCCGCTCCCTCTACGCGGGCTTCGCCACCTATGTCGTGCGCGCACCTCGCTTCATCAACTCCGACCCCACGAAGCGCGGCGACACGAACGAGCTCCTGGTCGTGAGCTGGGACCGGCCGGGCCTCTACGAGTGA
- a CDS encoding DUF4340 domain-containing protein has protein sequence MQIKRHVTSLVFIAAALLVSIYAYVVDRGKVSDPERNARGAALLPAFRRDEITRIELSKTGEILILERKDGDWRMRSPVDAPADAAAVEALLGTLDTGNVIRRAEGQNFDVPRLRGTITMGKIVYRFSLGGEAPVPEGAAYLRLDGEGSFVVGRDLVTQLLKAAETYRERTIVPYLSLALRRLEVRGPAEPWAIERTDDVSFHMAEDPAVRISRDGIDRVWSALAETRAEAFISDTDADRGLAHGAAFTIVMIPKDGTKPAGELAVGGPCPDHPDDVIVVRRSPSRLSACAPKMILGGLGTPKADLLDKHLFAARFDEVEELSLASMDSASKLEMARKGSGWHERAPEDRELGKDEIDMANALVSQLVRGEGRLLDAASNPGASFAPRLRVTLLRSETEVREEVQIDRTPRARVAGAVSPADEFIVRRAADGAFLAIDRELERKLEPRATALRGRELWSPPLEGKDVLSVATGCARGLTQELVREGTTFVLRKPAGYPADNGGTLDVFEAVAHAKAESWVADLDDGSFGLEGGCRVTVGVADKGAAGATGAPGATGAPGTRTETLLLGRDARDGGVFAQIAGHAPVFIVPKALEEMLARPLVDRNVFFVDPAKLESVVLKRGAATTTVGRNTASSDAGSEAIFATFARLRAEEVVHLGAARPDEGFAAPSLEVRATLTVDGGSRSLRFVFGRATLLRDQKVYFARVDGIDATFTLAKERIEPLLDPL, from the coding sequence GTGCAGATCAAGCGTCATGTGACGTCGCTGGTCTTCATCGCGGCGGCGCTCTTGGTGTCGATTTATGCGTACGTGGTCGACCGCGGCAAGGTGAGCGATCCGGAGCGCAACGCGCGCGGCGCGGCTCTTTTGCCGGCGTTTCGGCGGGACGAGATCACGCGGATCGAGCTCTCCAAGACCGGCGAGATCCTCATCCTGGAGCGCAAGGACGGTGATTGGCGCATGCGCTCGCCGGTGGACGCGCCGGCCGATGCCGCCGCCGTCGAGGCGCTCTTGGGCACGCTCGACACGGGCAACGTGATCCGGCGCGCGGAGGGGCAGAACTTCGATGTGCCGCGCCTGCGCGGGACCATCACCATGGGGAAGATCGTGTACCGGTTCTCGCTCGGCGGCGAAGCCCCGGTCCCCGAGGGCGCCGCCTATCTGAGGCTCGACGGCGAAGGCTCGTTCGTCGTCGGACGCGATCTGGTCACGCAGCTGCTCAAGGCCGCCGAGACGTACCGGGAGCGCACCATCGTGCCGTACCTGTCGCTCGCGTTGCGGCGCCTCGAGGTGCGCGGCCCCGCCGAGCCTTGGGCCATCGAGCGAACGGACGACGTGAGCTTCCACATGGCCGAAGATCCCGCGGTGCGCATCTCGCGCGACGGCATCGACCGCGTGTGGAGCGCGCTGGCCGAGACGCGGGCGGAGGCGTTCATCTCGGACACGGACGCCGATCGGGGGCTCGCGCACGGCGCCGCCTTTACCATCGTGATGATCCCGAAGGACGGCACCAAGCCGGCCGGCGAGCTCGCCGTCGGCGGCCCGTGCCCGGATCACCCGGACGACGTCATCGTGGTGCGAAGATCCCCGTCGCGCCTCTCGGCGTGCGCGCCGAAGATGATCCTCGGCGGCCTGGGCACGCCCAAGGCGGATCTCTTGGACAAGCACCTCTTCGCCGCGCGCTTCGACGAGGTCGAAGAGCTGTCGCTCGCCTCCATGGACAGCGCATCCAAGCTGGAAATGGCGCGAAAAGGGAGCGGGTGGCACGAGCGCGCACCCGAGGACCGCGAGCTCGGCAAGGACGAAATCGATATGGCCAACGCGCTGGTGTCGCAGCTGGTGCGCGGGGAAGGCCGCTTGCTCGATGCCGCGAGCAACCCGGGCGCCTCGTTTGCGCCGCGCCTTCGCGTCACGCTCCTTCGCTCCGAGACCGAGGTGCGCGAAGAGGTGCAGATCGATCGCACCCCCCGCGCGCGCGTGGCCGGCGCGGTCTCACCGGCCGACGAGTTCATCGTGCGGCGCGCGGCCGACGGCGCCTTTCTCGCCATCGACCGCGAGCTCGAGCGAAAGCTGGAGCCGCGCGCCACCGCCCTGCGCGGTCGCGAGCTCTGGTCGCCGCCGCTCGAAGGAAAAGACGTCCTGTCCGTCGCGACCGGCTGCGCGCGCGGCCTCACGCAAGAGCTGGTGCGCGAGGGCACCACATTCGTGCTCCGCAAGCCCGCGGGCTACCCCGCCGACAACGGCGGCACCCTCGACGTGTTCGAGGCGGTGGCGCACGCCAAGGCCGAGAGCTGGGTGGCGGATCTCGACGATGGCAGCTTCGGCCTCGAAGGCGGCTGCCGCGTCACCGTCGGCGTCGCCGACAAAGGCGCGGCGGGCGCGACCGGCGCACCTGGCGCGACCGGCGCACCTGGAACGCGGACCGAGACCTTGCTCTTGGGCCGCGACGCGCGCGATGGCGGCGTCTTTGCGCAGATCGCCGGGCACGCCCCGGTGTTCATCGTGCCCAAAGCGCTCGAGGAGATGCTGGCTCGCCCGCTCGTCGACCGCAACGTGTTCTTCGTCGACCCGGCCAAGCTCGAGTCGGTGGTCCTGAAGCGCGGCGCGGCCACCACCACCGTGGGTCGCAACACGGCCTCGAGCGATGCGGGGAGCGAGGCCATCTTCGCGACCTTTGCGCGGCTGCGCGCCGAAGAGGTGGTGCACCTGGGCGCCGCCCGCCCCGACGAAGGCTTCGCCGCGCCATCGCTCGAGGTGCGCGCGACCCTCACGGTCGACGGCGGCTCGCGTTCGCTTCGGTTCGTCTTCGGGCGCGCGACCTTGCTGCGCGATCAAAAGGTGTATTTTGCACGGGTCGATGGCATCGACGCCACCTTCACCCTCGCCAAAGAGCGCATCGAGCCGCTGCTCGACCCGCTCTGA
- a CDS encoding GldG family protein translates to MNRRPGRRLFGLDAERSLQLAGIVAAVVLAVVVNVLAARHFRRWDWTTGKLYTLSPATLATVRGLQEPVQIWVLLGGGDPLEQSIKQLLVSYTAETNKLDVHYVDPDRDFVALQDVRKRFNIDVDHTAQGRIVTDAIMVVARGDRHWFLLPSDMFEVAGEDTHAKPREEQAITGAIRHVLGGERLKVCFTQGHGELALDRVSADGLGVLRDILEKNNYEPVSVDTTEPNAHEPFNGCALAIIAHPLGPFTREEEARLRTYLLQGGNLLAAIGPINGNGESGMSPPGIADALAPFGVALDEDWVFEMDARLAIPQRMNAQFVVKPKEHPITAGLGPAADGTPGLPRVVVHMARSLHRVDKPDAVPVDLLVTSDASFGMRNIAGAADWKDVPEKRPQDPGGPLAIAMASERPKVAPHAVHGPRVVVIGSGGVMLQANWREERASRGAAILVENAIAWLAAKPEIVDVPSKAEVAAGIKISDGDRVEVRNYVLFFLPGAVAFLGIAVAIARRATERRPRRDGGARRSPGAGAGRSPDAGDAGDASGTEDAAPKSEGS, encoded by the coding sequence ATGAACCGCAGACCCGGGCGCCGCCTCTTCGGGCTCGACGCGGAGCGGAGCCTCCAGCTCGCGGGCATCGTGGCGGCGGTGGTGCTGGCGGTGGTGGTCAACGTGCTCGCCGCGCGCCACTTTCGGCGGTGGGATTGGACGACGGGCAAGCTCTACACGTTGAGCCCCGCGACCCTGGCCACCGTGCGCGGCTTGCAGGAGCCGGTGCAGATCTGGGTGCTGCTCGGCGGCGGCGATCCGCTGGAGCAGAGCATCAAGCAGCTGCTCGTGAGCTACACGGCGGAGACGAACAAGCTCGACGTCCACTACGTCGACCCCGATCGCGACTTCGTGGCGCTGCAGGACGTGCGCAAGCGGTTCAACATCGACGTCGACCACACGGCGCAAGGCCGCATCGTGACCGACGCCATCATGGTGGTCGCCCGTGGGGACCGGCACTGGTTCCTCTTACCGAGCGACATGTTCGAGGTGGCCGGCGAGGACACGCACGCCAAGCCGCGCGAGGAGCAAGCCATCACCGGCGCCATCCGCCATGTGCTGGGCGGCGAGCGCCTCAAGGTCTGCTTCACCCAAGGGCACGGCGAGCTCGCGCTCGATCGCGTGAGCGCCGATGGCCTGGGCGTTTTGCGCGACATCCTCGAGAAGAACAACTACGAGCCCGTGAGCGTCGACACCACGGAGCCCAACGCGCACGAGCCCTTCAACGGGTGCGCCCTGGCCATCATCGCGCACCCGCTCGGGCCCTTCACGCGCGAAGAAGAGGCGCGGCTGCGCACGTACTTGCTCCAGGGCGGAAACCTCCTGGCGGCCATCGGCCCCATCAACGGCAACGGCGAGAGCGGCATGAGCCCGCCCGGCATCGCCGACGCGCTCGCGCCCTTCGGCGTCGCCCTGGACGAGGACTGGGTCTTCGAGATGGACGCCCGGCTGGCCATTCCGCAGCGGATGAACGCGCAGTTCGTGGTCAAGCCCAAGGAGCACCCCATCACCGCGGGGCTCGGGCCCGCCGCGGATGGAACACCGGGCTTGCCGCGGGTGGTCGTGCACATGGCGCGCTCGCTCCATCGCGTGGACAAGCCCGATGCGGTGCCCGTCGATTTGCTGGTCACCAGCGACGCGTCGTTCGGTATGCGCAACATCGCGGGCGCCGCCGATTGGAAGGACGTGCCCGAGAAGCGCCCGCAAGATCCGGGCGGGCCTCTGGCGATCGCCATGGCCAGCGAGCGCCCCAAGGTCGCGCCGCACGCGGTGCACGGGCCGCGCGTGGTGGTCATCGGCAGCGGCGGCGTGATGCTGCAGGCGAACTGGCGCGAGGAGCGGGCGAGCCGCGGGGCCGCCATCCTGGTGGAGAATGCCATCGCATGGCTGGCGGCCAAGCCCGAGATCGTCGACGTGCCGTCCAAGGCGGAGGTCGCGGCCGGGATCAAGATCAGCGATGGCGACCGGGTCGAGGTTCGCAACTACGTGCTCTTCTTCCTGCCGGGCGCCGTCGCGTTTCTCGGCATCGCCGTGGCCATTGCCCGGCGCGCGACGGAACGGCGTCCGCGTCGCGATGGGGGGGCAAGGCGTTCGCCGGGTGCGGGTGCGGGGCGTTCGCCGGATGCGGGCGACGCGGGCGATGCAAGCGGCACAGAGGATGCGGCGCCCAAGTCGGAGGGCTCGTAG
- a CDS encoding ABC transporter permease, translating into MRGLWPIFKRELFAFFVTPLAWVQIFVFSLVQGMHFYLLIDHFSAQSELAGDQTPLQTFFGNTVLLYLVLFLLIPPMTMRLFAEERRAGTIETLMTAPVSTPAVVLGKYLAALTVYVVMWVPTVVYLVILRRTGVVDWQVAGASYLGVVLVGAGYLSVGMLMSAITRSQFLALVGTAFVLLVLFILGVGEFVTPAGSTLHDICAHVSVWAQMNDFASGIVDTRRLIYDATLILLPLFITSRMVDAWRWG; encoded by the coding sequence ATGAGAGGACTCTGGCCCATCTTCAAGCGGGAGCTCTTTGCGTTCTTCGTCACGCCGCTCGCGTGGGTGCAGATCTTCGTCTTTTCCCTCGTGCAAGGGATGCACTTCTACCTGCTGATCGACCACTTCAGCGCGCAGTCCGAGCTGGCGGGCGACCAGACCCCGCTGCAGACGTTCTTCGGCAACACGGTGCTCCTCTACCTGGTGCTCTTTCTCCTGATCCCGCCCATGACCATGCGCCTCTTCGCGGAGGAGCGGCGCGCGGGCACCATCGAGACCTTGATGACGGCGCCCGTGTCGACGCCGGCCGTCGTCCTCGGCAAGTACCTGGCCGCGCTCACCGTCTATGTCGTCATGTGGGTGCCGACCGTGGTGTATCTGGTGATCCTGCGGCGCACGGGCGTCGTGGATTGGCAGGTGGCCGGCGCGAGCTACCTCGGCGTGGTGCTCGTGGGCGCAGGGTATCTGTCCGTCGGCATGCTGATGAGCGCCATCACGCGCTCGCAGTTTCTGGCGCTGGTGGGGACGGCGTTCGTGCTGCTCGTCCTCTTCATCCTCGGGGTGGGGGAGTTCGTCACCCCGGCTGGCAGCACGTTGCACGACATTTGCGCGCATGTCTCGGTGTGGGCACAGATGAACGACTTTGCCAGCGGCATCGTCGATACCCGGCGCTTGATCTACGATGCCACGTTGATCCTGCTCCCGCTGTTCATCACCTCGCGCATGGTGGACGCTTGGAGGTGGGGATGA